The bacterium region GTATCTTATCGCGTGGCGCGTTTACTCCGAGTGGAATATTGAAGCTGTCAAGAATCCGAAAGGCCTCAAAGACAGCATCTTCTGCATTCTGCAAGGGACGAACTGACGCTGTAAAGGCAGCCGCACGGATGAATCGAGAGGGGGGGGTAAAATCTCCAGGTAGTCCGAGCATTCCAGAGCCAGCACCGAATGGATGAAGGTCCATATTCTCAATTTCTCGTGGGTTGTTTGGTGATGTCTCAAGGTGAAGGTAGTTCCGTACGTTCAAGAGATGCCAGTCATAAGTAGGGGCATTTGTAATAACACCGAGGAACGCAGGGAATATCTGTAGCTGTCCGCCCTTGGTGAACTCTATCACGATGCTCTCTCCTGAAGGATCGCTTACCTTCCAGTGGAACGGTAATGGAGCTCCTCCAAAACGTGGATCTTCAACGTGAACGACATCGACAGAACGAATATTCCGTTTTACCTCTGCAACGGTGCTAAACGAAGACAGCATCCATTGCATGAAGTCTCCCACGCTAAGCGAGCGGTGTGCCGCAGAAGATCTGAATGTCTGATACTCAGCAAAGCCGGGAAGGTAGTACATTCCAACGTAGAGCCCCTTCTCGTTCAGGCCATCTGGTCCATAGTCTTGTCCGTACGCAGTCATCGAGACGAAGCCATAACGCCCACTCCACTGCATTCCGGTTGATCCTTCTGGGGTGAGACCAGCATATTGGTGTTTTTGCGGAAATACGGCGATACGGTAGTGCTGGGCGTCACTTAACGACCACTCGACAGTGCGTCCAACGACGTGCGCATTGTCTGGCTTAGAGGTGAGCGATATTCCGGTGCACGCATGTGCGAACGGATGGAGTACGCTGGTGGTGAGCACGAGCGTGAATAGAAAGCGTAGGAGCGGGTGGAAGTGGATGTGACGCATAAAAATCACCTCTTATAAAAGAAACGTTCAATGTGACGCGCTGGAGCTATACCTATGATCGATAGGAAAATCAAACGGGTAGTTGGAAGTATTGATGATCATTGAATGGTAGGGGCTTGATTGATGAGCAATGAAGCTGGATGAGGTCATTTTTTTGAAGAATCATTAGCTGTCGTGCTCTTCAAGCGGAAGTTTTTCCTTTTAGGGCCTGACCTGTGTAGTTTTTCCCGTTGGGCGAAGAGATTTTGACAGATTTGAGATAGAGCTCCCCGTTCGCCTTTTTTGGACCTGGCAAAAGCCGTATCTCGCTAGAGCTGTTCTTTGTTCTATTGAGGGTGAGAATTAGTTGTTAGTAACTATTCTCTAAAATTACCTCTACTCGACGGTTACGAGCTCGACCTGATTCTGTCGCGTTAGAAGCAATTGGGTTACTCTCTCCGTATCCACCCTCAATTACGTACCCACCAAGATTAAAAAAGATGGTGGTACCTGATTACTGGTACCTGATTACTGGAGCTCCACTCCCTTTTTTTGTTATGCACCATTCTGGCACGGAAGAACTTCTCTCTCAAATCGACTCTTACTCTCCTGCGGAGTCTCTCCGGCAGTATCGTAAACCTGCGAATTCCCCCCCCCTCAGGTACCAGCTTCTTTTTTTGTGGGTATCGAACTCCTGAGAGCTTTCTACGGGCGATCAGCTTGT contains the following coding sequences:
- a CDS encoding linear amide C-N hydrolase codes for the protein MRHIHFHPLLRFLFTLVLTTSVLHPFAHACTGISLTSKPDNAHVVGRTVEWSLSDAQHYRIAVFPQKHQYAGLTPEGSTGMQWSGRYGFVSMTAYGQDYGPDGLNEKGLYVGMYYLPGFAEYQTFRSSAAHRSLSVGDFMQWMLSSFSTVAEVKRNIRSVDVVHVEDPRFGGAPLPFHWKVSDPSGESIVIEFTKGGQLQIFPAFLGVITNAPTYDWHLLNVRNYLHLETSPNNPREIENMDLHPFGAGSGMLGLPGDFTPPSRFIRAAAFTASVRPLQNAEDAVFEAFRILDSFNIPLGVNAPRDKIPNDIESATQITSVADLTNKTYYYHTMFNRQVRKIDLAKISFATVKKQVLDDDSHRRHEVRELVVK